The window TCAAAGCACCGGGGACGATGGCACCACTGTCCTTGCCACTGCAAAGCATTTTTGCGCCAGCTTTTTCTTCAACGGTGTATGTGTTCGGTGCCCACATCCCTGCCAAGTCAGAGTTGTTGGACGACAGTGCCGAAATGATTTCGGCTTGTCCCATGTTTTTCATGACCACATCGGATTTTTTGAGGCCATACTTTTTCAAGCAAGCCTGAACAGCGAAGTCGGCCGTTGAGTTTTGAGTCAATGTGATGGTTTTGCCACGCAAAGCGGCTGCGGGGTCTTTGGCGAAATCAGCGGCGGCTTTGCCGCTGCCGACCAGGCCATTGGCTGCAGATTCGTCGTTGGTGATGCCGATGGTTTTGATCCCGAATCGAACATGTCCCAACACAGCTGGCACAGAGCCTGTACCGCCCACATCCCAGGATCCTGCTGCTGAGGCTGCGATTTGAGGGACACCCGCTGGGAAGGTTGAAAACTCAGGTGCCAAGCCCACATCCTTCCACCAACCTTTTTCAGTGGCGATGTGAAATGGTAGGGCCCAGTAAAGCGAGGGTTGGTAGCTGATTTTGATAGGCGTCAACGCTTGAGCGTTTGCTGTGCTGGACAAGCCCAAAACAAGGCTGATACCTATGGCGGCTGCTGCTAGTTTTTTCATGTCGATGTCTCCTTCGGTTGGTGGTTACTTCAATGATCTGTGCCTGCGTGCTCTTCACGCAATGACTTCCAGATTCGGGTGCGCAAATGGACGAAGCTTTCCAGATCCATCACGTCTTCGATCTTGCTGTGGCGGTCCCATTGTTCGGCTTCGCGAACGGACTTCACATCCAGAATTTCTTTGACTTTTCCAGGTCGGCTGGTCATGACCACGACGCGATCAGCCAAGTAAACCGCTTCTTCAACCGCGTGGGTGATGAAAAGCACGGTGCGTGGATTTTTGCGAGCCAACTTGACGAGCTCTTCCTGCATGACCACACGGGTCTGAGCATCGAGAGCGCCAAAAGGCTCGTCCATGAGTAGCACTTGGGGGTTGAGCGCATAAGCTCGCGCTATGGCCACTCGCTGCTGCATGCCCCCGGAGAGCTGATGAGGGTACGCGCTTTCGTATCCCTTCAGGTTCATCAACCCGATGTAATGGGCGATCAGACTGTCTCGTTCTTCTTTGCCAAGGCCTTTGCTGCGCAGACCAAAGTCGATGTTGTCATGAACTGTTTTCCAGGGAAAGAGCGCGAACTGCTGAAATACAACCGCACGGTCTGGGCCTGGCCCAGTGACCTGTACATCGTTGACCTTCACGCTGCCGCTGCTTGGAAATTCAAGGCCTGCAGCCATCCGCATGCAGGTGGTTTTGCCGCAGCCAGATGGCCCGACGATGGCCACAAATTCTTCGTCTTGTACCGTGAGGTTGATCTTGTCAAGAATAAGAAAGTCTTTGCCGTCGCGCTCAAAAACGCGGCTGACATCGGTGAACTGGATAGTGGCCATGTGAGTTATTCAGGTAAAAGAGACTTTTCAAGCATTCCTGTGTTTGAGCAGGAGCTTTTCCAAGCGACGAATCAGGATGTCAATCACGACTCCAATGGCGCCAATGGCAATCATTCCCACCATGACGGTGTCCGTGGCCAAAGCGCTTTGAGCGCGCACAATCAAATTGCCCATTCCGCTGCTCGCCACGATCAGTTCAGCGCCCACGAGAGACAGCCAACCCAGTCCTGCGCCAATTCGCAAGCCCGCAATGATGGACGGAACCGCTGCCGGAAAAAGCACTTCGGTGATTGTTTTGAAACTGCCTACCCCAAGCATGCTCGCTGCTTCCAGGAATCGAACTTCAACATTGCGTGCACCTCGATAAGCATTGATCAAACAGGGCGGGAAAGCGCCGGCAAAGATGATCAATGTGGGGCCACCGATGCCCGTGCCAAACCAGAGCGCAGCAAATGGCACCCAAGCGACAGGCGCGATGAATCGCACGCCGTCAAAAATGGGGGTGATGACATCGTCCAGTAGCCGGAACCAGCCCATGGACAAGCCCAATGGAATCCCGACCAGTGCTGCCAATCCAAAGCCCATGCCGAATCGTTTCAAGCTGGCAGCCATATGCTCTGGCAAAGTAGCACCTGCAAATGGCTTGTCTATCAGCTCGATCAGTTTGAACAAGACTTCGTGCGGCATCGGCAAAAATTGTGGCGGTGAAAAATGCAGTGCCCGTGCCAAATACCAGAAGGCAAAGAATGCCACCGTCCCAGTGAGAGTCAAACTCCAAAATTGCTGTCGACTCAGTGATTTATTCATGCAGCCACCCTTCCTTTGCGCCAAGGCATGGCATGGTTCTCCAGAACACCCAGCAGCCATGTTGTCGAGGCGCCGCAGATGCCCACAAAAGCCATGGCAACCAAAATCATGGCCGGAAAAATGTCTTGGGCTGCCTGATTCAAAATGCTTCCAAGGCCATACAAAGCTCCAATCAGTTCAGCCGCCACAAGCGTTGTCCAACTGGCCTGCAATGAAAGTCTCAGCCCTGTGAAAATCATGGGCATCGCTCCAGGGACCAGCACCTCGGTCACCATGCGCCAACCTTTGATGCCCAGCATGCTGGCCGCCTCCATCACGGGTGTTTCGATGTTGCGAACGCCTGTGTAGCTGTTGATGACCGATGGCACAAAAGCAGCAACAAAAATAACCAAGATTTTGGAGCCATCTTCCAGGCCCAGCCAAACAATGGCCAACGGAATCCAAGCCAGAGGGGGAATAGGGCGCAACAGCAAAAATGCGGGATTCACAAGCGCTTCTGCGCGACGTGAATAGCCCATCAACAATCCAAGTGGTACACCCACGCTCACAGCGACCGCGAAACCCATGACCACGAGCTTCAAACTGTGAAGCACATGCTGGTGTAACTTGCCATTCCCATAGCCCTCAGTCTGAATAAATGTGAAGGCGCTCAGGACTTCATCGGGGCGCGGAAACCGTGAAGGATTGATCCATCCGGTGACCGTGGTAGTCAGGTACCAAATGATCAGCAGCAGCAGGATCGTGGTGATTCCGACGATGCTGCGACGGTGATTATTTCGTTGGGTCAATCCCACCATGCTTCCTTTCGGCACTTTTGAAAAATCGCTTTCAAAATGTAAGCGCTTACAGAATTCTTGATTTGTTGTGTTAGGTTGTCAATCATGAAAACCCGAATTTTGCTGAAAATAAGGGAAAATACCGAATACATTTTTAGCAAGCGCTTACATTTTTATCCCGCTTTTTGGTTTCTTATGGCATGCTCGTTCCTATGAAGCACCGCATCACCATTGAGGAAGTTGCACGTTTGGCAGGCGTTTCAACTGCGACCGTTTCACGTGTGCTCAGCAGACCTGACGTGGTTCGTACCAAGACACAAGAACAAGTGATGTCCGCCAT is drawn from Limnohabitans sp. 63ED37-2 and contains these coding sequences:
- a CDS encoding ABC transporter substrate-binding protein, whose protein sequence is MKKLAAAAIGISLVLGLSSTANAQALTPIKISYQPSLYWALPFHIATEKGWWKDVGLAPEFSTFPAGVPQIAASAAGSWDVGGTGSVPAVLGHVRFGIKTIGITNDESAANGLVGSGKAAADFAKDPAAALRGKTITLTQNSTADFAVQACLKKYGLKKSDVVMKNMGQAEIISALSSNNSDLAGMWAPNTYTVEEKAGAKMLCSGKDSGAIVPGALIARGDYAKQNPQNVAKFLAVYLRAWSWMGVNRPEAIRMMKDFYAKGGVSISDAAMNKEFDTRPTFTLAQQLKNMERTGGAANSKMDGWFTELSGFMRETGAVQQVPAVADFVTDEYLKLVQADAKLRDMANSTR
- a CDS encoding ABC transporter ATP-binding protein codes for the protein MATIQFTDVSRVFERDGKDFLILDKINLTVQDEEFVAIVGPSGCGKTTCMRMAAGLEFPSSGSVKVNDVQVTGPGPDRAVVFQQFALFPWKTVHDNIDFGLRSKGLGKEERDSLIAHYIGLMNLKGYESAYPHQLSGGMQQRVAIARAYALNPQVLLMDEPFGALDAQTRVVMQEELVKLARKNPRTVLFITHAVEEAVYLADRVVVMTSRPGKVKEILDVKSVREAEQWDRHSKIEDVMDLESFVHLRTRIWKSLREEHAGTDH
- a CDS encoding ABC transporter permease, whose product is MNKSLSRQQFWSLTLTGTVAFFAFWYLARALHFSPPQFLPMPHEVLFKLIELIDKPFAGATLPEHMAASLKRFGMGFGLAALVGIPLGLSMGWFRLLDDVITPIFDGVRFIAPVAWVPFAALWFGTGIGGPTLIIFAGAFPPCLINAYRGARNVEVRFLEAASMLGVGSFKTITEVLFPAAVPSIIAGLRIGAGLGWLSLVGAELIVASSGMGNLIVRAQSALATDTVMVGMIAIGAIGVVIDILIRRLEKLLLKHRNA
- a CDS encoding ABC transporter permease, whose amino-acid sequence is MVGLTQRNNHRRSIVGITTILLLLIIWYLTTTVTGWINPSRFPRPDEVLSAFTFIQTEGYGNGKLHQHVLHSLKLVVMGFAVAVSVGVPLGLLMGYSRRAEALVNPAFLLLRPIPPLAWIPLAIVWLGLEDGSKILVIFVAAFVPSVINSYTGVRNIETPVMEAASMLGIKGWRMVTEVLVPGAMPMIFTGLRLSLQASWTTLVAAELIGALYGLGSILNQAAQDIFPAMILVAMAFVGICGASTTWLLGVLENHAMPWRKGRVAA